The Neurospora crassa OR74A linkage group V, whole genome shotgun sequence sequence tctgccCGTCATTGATTCGAAATACACTTTTCCACCGGAGCCGTCTCACGGACCACCCTTCGCGAGCCCTCGCCCCTATCATCGGAGACGCCTCCAAGATGGGAATGGGCGCATGGAGACGCAGCGAGAGATCAACCACTCTCACTTCTTTCTCCAGTTCGTTGCGTTGGCTTTTTCCATCACCCCAAAAACCATAACTTCGGGTAGCACCACGGCACCACCAGCTCCAGGACCAATTAGACTAGATTACACTGCATAAAAAGTTGTGCACCAGCCCCGAGCGAAAGGACACCAAAGATGAGCCAAGGAACGTCTTGCCGAGTACGGAGTTCttgtttcttccttttttgtGGAAACTGCCACATCTCAATCACGGTCCATCCATCTCGTGAGACCGAAATCCTTCGCTGTGTTTCTGTAACCGAACCGAACTGAACCGATGCCATGTCCTTGTCTTGCCCTATCACGCGAGCTCTGATGTCGACATTTGTCTACAGTGCTACAGTGCcatacaccaccaccaccaccaccaccatgccaGTAATTTTAGGGAGAACAGTGGATGGGAGCGAGTGGGAGCATGACGGGTTCATCACAACTTCTCCAGGCACTTGTCTCCTGGCTCTCCCGGCCCGGCATCCCACAAGATCCCATCTACACCACATTGAAGGCAGGGAACAGATTTTAGGGGTCCTTTTCTTATCTTCTTATACCCTGGGGGAATTGAGATGTTGACGGGCGAAACCTCCGGCTCGGCCCAATCTCTGCGACAtcaccaaaaccaaaaataaaataagaaataagATGAACGACGACAGCCCGTCACCTTTCTCCTACGAAAGCACAAGTTCCCCCCTGGTAAGATGAGCAGTGACTTCATCAAATCTCTGACATGATGTGCTCGtctgtacactacactacttcTCGTCAAtggtttcttcttcgtcgtggTGGTTCCTGAATTGGCAAACACCTTTCCCACTTTCCCAGATGCTGCAATACTCTCGGGGAGTTTAACAGGCATCTCAGGGGCAACTTATCAAGGTCCAGACACGCCTGAAAAGATCGATGCCAAGGACAAGAAACAAATAGCTGGAATTTTGCAAACCCACCAACACTCCGAGATCGCAAGCATGAACCACGTGAATatccaacagcagcagcaacaatatcaacattcttcctccttcccagCTAGTGTACCCGTCAATGGCGACATGGGCAATCTTCGAGGTCTAGACCCGGCCCTACATTCTCTGGAAGCCAGACACACTTCAGACATCTggtttacactacactagtataGTTCGTCATTGTCTTTTCCTCGAACAATTCGAAGCACATCGGAGACACATGTCCGATAGGAGGGGGCAAAATATCCAATTTCAACTCTTTCTGCTTGGCCATACCGCTAGGACTTGGGGATCGTACCGAGATGCGCTTCGTCCCGCCACTAAAAGTCTAGCATTTACAACGTTTACATACTCAAAATCCGTCGGCAGTAGTATAGTGTATGACCTCATGACGCATCATTAACGCTGCGCTACGCTACATTATAGTACCCATCGCATGAGTTTTCAAATCTCGAATTGAGCAGAACTCACTTTCCATccatctatccatccatccatagCATACAGGCACGAAACAATAAACCTTCATGAAATCCAGCCCCCGCAGCCAAGCAAGCACAGACATATATGTACGCACTGATCAAGTTCGTGGTATACTCCGATAGACGACGACCGTTTTGGAGACATTCATTATAACTAACTCCGGCGGCCCTTTACAAATTTGTAAGATTTTCGCACAAACGCTGCCCAGCAAACTAAGTGACTAGCTAGTTAGCTAGTCTCTGGCTTTCCAACTACACTACTAAGTGTAAGCGCTTGACTGAGAGACAGACAGATAGAAGATGATTTATCAGCCAGACGGAACTCCCAGAATATTCCTGATAATGTAAAGGACGCTACTACTGAATTGAATATAAACTACCATTCGGTTGTCATCAGATCAGATCTTCAACACTATTGTTGTCTAGTGATTACCTCTAGAGAGTAGTGACTGgctcatctcatctcatcatTTCAGGCAGCGGCGCGGCTAACCATCCTTGATCATTCATGAGATTTTTGGGGAAATGAAAACCAAAAGAAACCGACCTTGTCAAGCGGTTAAACTACACACTTTTTCTTGTGTAACCTTCTACCGTCCTTCCCTCAAAGTTTCACATTTCTCATCCTTCTCCAAATACGGGTGAGAATACCGTATGCTCAAGTTGAAGTTCTGGTAGAATAAGCAGGGTTAAAgctgtgaagaagaagaagcagtaAAGAAGCATGTGCATGATTGATCAACGCCCCTCCTTACTTACCTGGTCTTCAATTTCGAGATGATCAAGAtcatacactacaccacaggcaacctcaaccacaacctcaacctcaaccacaCCACACGACACCACATGACCAGCTGACCGTTTTAAAGTTTCAAGGTTCACCCAGTGACAGACAACCCGCAAGGTGATCGTTCACCTTTGTCACACATCACTGGTCGGTCACCTTCACCATACTACACACCTTCACCACACCTTCACCATTTCTTCAACAGGCATTGAAGGCATCGAAGGCAGGGAATTCCCCGTCCTCTCGAGATTACCTTTGTCTGCctatccttcctcttcaccaaCTAACACACCACGAACAATCAACCTTCCAAGTCCCACTCGCATCAAGTCAGTCCGTCAGTCCGTCAGTCCTGTCATTtccattcatccattcatccatccatccattcatccatccatccattcatccatccatctgtCCACCCCCATCTATCATAAACCGGCATTATCCGgcattgtgtgtgtgtttgggCCGGCATGCTTTTCACcatgagaaagaaaaaaagttcTGAAACCCTAGTGGAATACAAGCTAGCTACCCGCTGATCCCCCGCATCTTGTCTCGTCTCGGTATTTCGCgggttgttttgttttgttttgttttgttttgttttgtgtgtgtgttttgaACGATATACCGGTTTGTAGTACCCCCTCTGAGTACCCGAGTAAGACACTTGCCAAACTaaccccatccatccatccatcttgaaTGCCGCGCGATCAATGGAACTCggagaaaaatatataaaagttacaaatggggaaggggagggggaggcaAAAAAACAGAATTTGTCCAGTTTGTCCAATTAGATATGAATTCATACCTTAGCTCTACTCATCTTGAGAATCCCGTCATCGATAAGAAAAACACACATCAACCTTGAATTGTTTGTTGAAAGGCCGGGACAAGTTGGCTAGAAGGTCTCGGACTAACAAACAACGAACAAACCTGTATCGAGTTATAGTGTACATGTAGCGCACAGTAGCAACCTACCATGAATCGTGAGGGGTCAATGACTCGTGAGATTTGTAAAGTTGATCTTCATCCCCAAGCAAATGACATTGCTTGGCGGTGGAAGTGAGAGAGTATGGATGACTTTACATGAATCGTGTTTCACGAGAATTTGCCGTCGGTCAGCACCGGTTTTGGAGATTTTGGAAAGGTAATCAATCACAAGAAAAGATGGACAGCGTCGAGTCTCAAATGGGAAAAGGAAGATCAAATTACGATTGAGGTATCACATGAACGAACGCCGAGTAATGCTCTTTTGCTCAAGACAGAAGAAAGTTGATTGGCTTTTAGATGAACCCTTTTGAGAGACCATGTCATCCCCATGACCCAGATGATTTCGCACCCATGCGCATCGAATGAACAGAACCTGTTTCCTCCCAAAAGGTTGTTCAACCCCTAGCAAAGTCCATAACAACTTCCAATTTACTCCGAGCGGAGAGCGGCAATGCGCTCCTGGACACCAGCAGCGCGCTGCTCGCGGGTGAGCTTGGACTTCTTGTACTTGAGGGACTCGGCCTTCCACTcctccttggtcttcttggGAGCCTCGGACTCGGCCTTCTTGAAGGGGTCCTCGCGGATGGCGGCGTGGGCCTCGGCGTAGAGGTCCTCAAGGCCATCAGCCTCAAGATCGTCCTCAATGTAGCGGTTGAACTGGGACTTGTAGCgctcctcatcgtcgtcggcgaGGGTCTCCATGTACTCAGCGACGTGACCGCCGAAGATGTACTTCTTGAGGGTCTCGGCATCGAGCTCCTCGGACTCCATGTCGTAACCGGGGAAACGGTTCTCGGAGTGGGGGATGAAGATACCGCCGTCGGAGGCACCCTTCATGGCACCGAAGACACGGGCACCGGTGGAGGTGCGAGCAAGACCGACATCAAGGAAGGCCTTGAAGGGGCGGCGCTCGCCATCGTCGGTCTCGGCGGCCTCGGTGAGCTTGTACTCACCGTCAGCCTCCTCAACACCCTTGAAGGTCTCGTCGAGGCCGAGCTTCTTGAGGACACggcgggcgaggaggagaccGGTGGCGTAGGCAGCAGCCCAGTTGGTGAGACCGTGCTCAATGCCGTAGGCCTTGAGCTCGTGGGAGTAGGCGGAGGCAAAGACCTTGTCGCCGGTGATCTCGGAGCTCACAATCTGGAGGATGATGTCGCGGTTGGTGAAGCGGACAACCAGGCGGTACTTGGGAGCATTGTACTTGTTCTTGGCCTGGGTGATGAGGCGCTTGCGGGCATAGTAGTCGGTCTTGCCCTCTCTTCTGCGCTTGTACTTGGTCTGGAAGCGACTGTTGGGCGGATTGAATGTTAGCGAACCCCGAGCTCCTATCGATTTTTCTCGGATTTTCAAAAAGAGAACATCTGCTTACCTGTAGTACGCGCTGTTCTTGACAAGCTTGTGGAAGGCCTGACAATCAAAATCCCCGAGTCAGCAATTATCGCTTCAGAAtatttcctcctctccgaaGCATCTTGCGTTGActctctttctcctcaaTTTCCCCCAAGTTTCCCTCTGGGAATGGTGTGTGATTTGAACGCAGCCGCTGGTCGCTCATTGCTGAACGGCCGCGACGCACGCCGTAGGTCGTCAACTTACCATTTTGACTACTTTTGCTGGGTGCACTCAACAAACGGTCTTGAGACGGGCTGGGTTGTCAGAAGGGAAATTTCGAGATCGCGAACAAACTTTGGTGGGCAGGAATTTCGCACTACAATCCCCACAACCCTAAGAACAAGAGCGCGCCTGATTGGTCGGCTGACCGCTGGGTTGTCAACTCAGGTTGGCGACGACCGATTCACTCACCCATGCTTTGCCGTGGCGCCACGGTGGGCGACGACCTAGCGCCAAGAATTTCACGCAAGCGGCAGGCAATTGTGGGCTCTGCCAATGGCATTGTAAGTAGTCTCGGGCTTCAGTAGCCGTCGACCTCTGGCAATCACTGTCCCGAACCGAGGTCTAGTATAGTGTACCATTCACTTCACTAATCGCTTCCTGGTGCCAATGTGCGGAGGTCCAATGTTGTTGATAGATGAATCCAAACATCCTTATACCCCCAAAGTCCCATGACATTATAGTGTGATGCTTCCTGAAGAGTTTCCCCCTGAATACATTCTTGAAGCCATCGACAACATGGCGCCAACCATCCTCAAAGGGAAAAGGTCCTCCGGGTCCCCCAAGCCCAAAGTCATCCTCTTTGACATTGGCGGCGTCTGTGTAAGTCAACATGACCACATCACCACTTCACTTATATACACAAATACATCTACCCCTCAcaaaacaacaccaacataACTAAATAACTAACACAAACCCAGGTCATCTCCCCCTTCCAGTCCATCCTCAACTACGAACTCCGTCACTCCATCCCCCCAGGCTGGATCAACCACTCCATCTCGCGCTCCGCCCCTTCAGGCTTCTGGCACCGTCTCGAAACCGGTTCCATTCCCATGGACGCTGCCTTCTTCGCCGGCTTCAACCGGGACCTGCACAACCAATCCCTCTGGGAATCCTTCTACCggtctcaccaccaccaccaccaacaagccaaaaagcaccaccaccatcaccgctcctcatcatcatcatcatcatcatcatcatcatcatcatcatcatcatcatcttcttcatcttcttcatcttcttcttcttctggttcttcttctggctCTGATGAACTACTATCGATCCCGCCCATCCCCCAAATCGACGGCGAGTGGCTATTCCACGACATGATGGAGCACGCTCGAGCTCCAGACCCCTGGATGTTTCCCGCCCTCCAAAAACTCAAGGAAGACGGACGGTTCGTCGTCGCGGCACTGAGTAATACGGTGATCTGGCCGGAGGGGCACAAGTGGGCGGAGAAGGGGGACTTCTTCAGCGATCCGTTGCGACAGCTATTTGATGTTTTCATTTCGTCGGCGCATGTGGGGTTAAGAAAGCCGGATCCGAGGATCTATCAGTTGGCGCTTGAAAAGGTAGATCAGTTTGCGAGGGCAAATGCTGACTCCgaaagggggaagaggggcGGTTGGGCAGAAGGGGTGAGGCCGGAGGATGTTGTGTTTCTGGATGACATTGGGGAGAATCTGAAGGCGGCGAGGAAGGCTGGGTTTAGGACTATCAAGGTTGGGTTGGGAAAGGCGTTTGAGGCGGTTGATGAGCTGGAGAACGTGACGGGGTTGAAGCTGGCTGGGGATCACCCGAGGATTGCGGTGAAGCCGGACTTTAGTGCTGCGAAGGAGGCGAAGGCGAAGTTGTGATAATGCTGATGATTGACATGGGGTGTTAGGTATGAGTTGATGATGAAAAAGAATCTGACTGTTTTCATGATTCATGTGTGAAGTCCTGATAACTACTAATGTACTGTTCGGTGTGCTTACATTTATGATCACTGCGAAGGACGTGTCAGACCGTTGTGAGAATATCTATACGCTCCTGGGTTCAGTCCAGACACGGCCCTGTCGTTttcactagaggtaggtacctcctGGCACTTTGTATTTTCGGGAATCACGCCTTTTCAAAATGAAATTCTATGGTACATgtgtatatttactatttttgcTACTTATCCCACGAGTTTAATCGACCTTTGTCGCGCATCTCATCACCACAACCTCTATGATCCATCCACAAATGCCCAAAACGATGTAGAACGACCAGTTCAAAGTGGTCAAGTGATATATAACTTCTACTTGTCTAACGTAGTTCATACACCATCTTGAGATTCATGTTTCATACACATAGCCCCTTTTGATTTATTCTCTTCGATTCCTCATCTTTTAGACTGCCGTCTCTCCTTTTCAAGTTTGTTTTATGTTGTCTAAGTAGG is a genomic window containing:
- the crp-4 gene encoding 60S ribosomal protein L5, producing the protein MAFHKLVKNSAYYSRFQTKYKRRREGKTDYYARKRLITQAKNKYNAPKYRLVVRFTNRDIILQIVSSEITGDKVFASAYSHELKAYGIEHGLTNWAAAYATGLLLARRVLKKLGLDETFKGVEEADGEYKLTEAAETDDGERRPFKAFLDVGLARTSTGARVFGAMKGASDGGIFIPHSENRFPGYDMESEELDAETLKKYIFGGHVAEYMETLADDDEERYKSQFNRYIEDDLEADGLEDLYAEAHAAIREDPFKKAESEAPKKTKEEWKAESLKYKKSKLTREQRAAGVQERIAALRSE
- a CDS encoding epoxide hydrolase, translating into MLPEEFPPEYILEAIDNMAPTILKGKRSSGSPKPKVILFDIGGVCVISPFQSILNYELRHSIPPGWINHSISRSAPSGFWHRLETGSIPMDAAFFAGFNRDLHNQSLWESFYRSHHHHHQQAKKHHHHHRSSSSSSSSSSSSSSSSSSSSSSSSSSSSGSSSGSDELLSIPPIPQIDGEWLFHDMMEHARAPDPWMFPALQKLKEDGRFVVAALSNTVIWPEGHKWAEKGDFFSDPLRQLFDVFISSAHVGLRKPDPRIYQLALEKVDQFARANADSERGKRGGWAEGVRPEDVVFLDDIGENLKAARKAGFRTIKVGLGKAFEAVDELENVTGLKLAGDHPRIAVKPDFSAAKEAKAKL